One Setaria italica strain Yugu1 chromosome I, Setaria_italica_v2.0, whole genome shotgun sequence DNA window includes the following coding sequences:
- the LOC101768706 gene encoding DDT domain-containing protein DDB_G0282237 produces the protein MPLFNKKPFSLLEPPKDLDSKEKVFQIRFTKEIFRDYQEYLKRLNLYRQRVWTCKMSGKSNLTFEEALVSEHNSMEKAQNLPTGLMAYVLRMTQYSTLGLHDLINKIYACLLEEVFEGIELHAKKDGSAVPCKIMKIFYSDGTKMCEVGWIRRDKTLINTSVVKAADLFYRRAPVSRNTLKIFIRDSTTQTTPWVIHENLAKKYGIPMDPPKDLMHKKGRKRKENGTIEDGRKKMKKDEGDAHVPIKYPIDDLLVRPNADDPALSKRPPLATDFRVPRGCVGDLLMVWDFCSSFGRVLNLSPFPLTDMENAICHKESNVLLVEIHAAMFHLLIKDKGDYFSVLQHKKRKLKVSLVTWAEYLCDFLEMTKIEELSSNIATVRRGYYGLIDTDMKLKILRELVEEAIKTSAIREILIERVDQKQALNATKRESTRKDKEEQNLNTEIAMNNEENQTDAVQDGNESVDEPARGKEEKDKSNVSRSKTEGKRHLVWHLETEIEKLSIRSSPLGKDRHYNRYWFFRREGRLFVESADSREWGYYSTKEELDALMGSLNVKGIRERALKRQLEKYYNKISNTLEKRTKEIVNKMLLEEGVLRRSTRVRAQPKDNPSMAFLKYVNKWKDN, from the exons ATGCCTCTCTTCAATAAGAAACCTTTCTCCTTACTGGAGCCCCCGAAGGACTTGGATTCGAAGGAGAAGGTGTTCCAAATTCGCTTCACAAAGGAGATATTCCGAGATTATCA AGAATATCTGAAGAGGCTAAACCTCTATCGCCAAAGAGTTTGGACATGTAAGATGTCTGGAAAATCTAATTTAACTTTTGAAGAAGCTTTGGTGTCTGAACATAACTCAATGGAGAAGGCTCAAAATTTACCAACTGGGTTGATGGCTTATGTTCTTCGGATGACTCAATACA GCACTCTTGGCTTACATGATCTTATCAATAAGATATATGCTTGTTTGCTTGAAGAAGTATTTGAAGGAATAGAGTTGCATGCTAAAAAGGATGGTTCTGCGGTACCTTGCAAGATTATGAAGATTTTTTATTCTGATGGCACAAAGATGTGTGAAGTGGGTTGGATTCGTCGGGACAAGACTTTGATCAACACATCAGTTGTCAAAGCTGCAGATCTCTTCTACCGGAGGGCGCCTGTTAGCAGGAACACACTGAAGATTTTTATTAGAGATTCAACAACACAGACTACCCCATGGGTTATACATGAGAATCTCGCCAAAAAGTATGGCATACCTATGGATCCCCCTAAAGATTTAATG cataagaaaggaagaaaaagaaaagagaatggAACTATTGAAGATGGGAGAAAAAAGATGAAGAAGG ATGAAGGAGATGCACATGTCCCAATTAAGTATCCAATAGATGATCTGTTAGTAAGGCCCAATGCAGATGATCCGGCTCTATCTAAGAGACCTCCTCTTGCTACAGATTTTAGAGTGCCAAGGGGTTGTGTGGGAGATCTCCTTATGGTATGGGACTTCTGCTCATCTTTTGGGAGGGTTCTGAATCTGTCCCCATTTCCGCTAACAGATATGGAGAATGCAATTTGCCACAAAGAAAGCAATGTTCTTCTTGTGGAAATACATGCAGCTATGTTTCACTTGCTCATTAAGGACAAAGGTGACTATTTCAGTGTCCTGCAGCACAAGAAACGGAAGTTAAAG GTAAGTTTAGTAACATGGGCTGAATATCTATGTGATTTCTTGGAAATGACAAAAATTGAAGAACTATCCAGTAACATTGCGACAGTAAGAAGGGGTTATTACGGTCTCATTGACACTGATATGAAGCTTAAGATCCTCCGGGAACTAGTGGAAGAAGCTATTAAAACCTCTGCCATAAGGGAGATACTAATTGAGCGGGTGGACCAGAAACAAGCCCTTAATGCAACAAAAAGAGAGAGTACCAGAAAGGACAAAGAAGAGCAAAACTTGAACACTGAAATTGCCATGAATAATGAAGAGAACCAGACAGATGCTGTGCAAGATGGCAATGAGAGTGTAGATGAGCCGGCtagaggaaaagaagaaaaggataagAGCAATGTTTCTCGAAGCAAGACAGAAGGCAAACGACATCTG GTATGGCATCTTGAGACGGAGATTGAGAAACTATCCATCCGTTCTAGCCCTCTTGGTAAAGACAGACACTACAATAGGTACTGGTTTTTCAGGCGTGAAGGAAGGCTTTTTGTTGAAAGTGCAGATTCCAGAGAATGGGGTTACTACAGCACTAAGGAAGAG CTTGATGCACTCATGGGTTCGTTGAATGTGAAAGGTATAAGGGAGAGAGCTCTGAAACGGCAGCTAGAGAAGTACTATAATAAGATAAG TAACACCCTGGAGAAGCGAACGAAAGAAATCGTGAACAAGATGTTACTTGAAGAGGGGGTGCTGCGCCGCTCCACGCGAGTCCGGGCTCAACCGAAGGACAACCCTTCCATGGCGTTCCTCAAGTACGTCAACAAATGGAAGGACAACTGA